The DNA region GACTGGTTCTATTGATTTTTTTTGACACCTTGTGGGGGTAATTGACCATAGAACTCCTTCTTGATAAAATAGATATCACTACATTATATCACAAATAGCGAAAAGAGTACAAGAAATGGATATTAAGAGCCTTTTAGTGACAGGCTATAGACACATGGATTTAGGAATTTTTTCAGAAAAAGATACTCGTTTACTGATTATTAAATCTGTTATTCGACGAGATTTCATTCGTTTTTTGGAAGATGGGACCAATTGGTTTATCCTGACAGGTCAATTGGGATTTGAATACTGGTGTTTAGAAGTTTTGGAGGAATTAAAAGAGGAAGGTTATGATTTTTATGTCGCAACGATATTTATGTTAGAGAACCACGGAGAACAGTGGAATGATGCCAATCAGTTGAAATTGATTCGGTTTAAGCAAGTTGATTTTGTCAAATTTGCCTATCCAAGGTATGAGAATCCTAGCCAATTCAGAGATTATAATCAGTTTTTATTGGATAATACAATGGGAATCTATCTATTTTACGACCCCGAAAATGAAACAAATTTGAAATATTTATATCATGCGGTCTTAAAAAAGGAAGGGTATAATAAGAAAGTGCTTACCTTTGAAGAACTGAATGAGGCTGCTGAAAAATTTTCAAATTCTGAGTGATTTGACTTGATTTTTCCCTATATTTTTTAATATAATAGGAGTAGTGACGTTTTAGATTAGGGAGAGAAAAATGGCAAGTATTAAATTTACGACAAAAGATATTTTAGAGCAAGATTTTAAAATTGGTTTTCGTGGATATGACTCAGATGAGGTTAATGATTTTCTTGATGACATCATGAAGGACTATGATGCTTACGAAGCGATTATCAAGGAGTTAAAAGGTGAAATTGCTCGTTTGAAAGCACAGGTGGCTAACGCTTCTAAGGCGGCTCTTCCTACTGAAGAATCTAATGATGTACTCCGCACAGAACGTCAATCTTCAGCAACAAATTTTGATATTCTCCGTCGCCTCAATCGTTTGGAGAAAGAAGTATTCGGAAAACAAATCGTTCAGGACTAAGAGAAATAATGTGCAATTTTTGGATAATCGCGTGGTAGCATGCTATCATGAGGAAAGTCCATGCTAGCACTGGCTGTGATGCCGGTAGTGTTTGTGCTAGGCGAACAAATAAGCCTAGGGACGTCTTTGACGTTACGGCGGCTAAAATGGCTACGTCCTTTGGATATGCCAAAGTAGGTCTGAAAGTGCCACAGTGACGAAGTTTTTATGGAAACGTAAAAAATGGAACGCGGTAAACCCCTCAAGCTAGCAACCCAAACTTTGGTCGGGGCATGGGATGGATGGAATCGAACAGAAATCCTGACTGCAATGCAGTAGACAGATGATTATCGAAGGTGGTAGAACCTAGTATCACCGGAACAAAACATGGCTTATAGAAAATTGCATAGAATAGGTGGCTAGCTCTGCTAGCTTTTATTGTAGAGGAAAAAAATGAAAAAACAATTTGAATTGATTGCGACAGCGGCTGCTGGTTTAGAAGCAGTTGTTGGTCGTGAGATTCGTAACCTTGGTTATGATTGTCAGGTGGAAAATGGACGTGTTCGATTTGTAGGAGATGTAAAATCTATCATCGAGACCAATCTTTGGTTGCGTTCGGCTGATAGAGTTAAAATTGTTGTCGGGCAATTTCCAGCAAAAACCTTTGAAGAATTGTTTCAAGGGGTCTTTGGGCTAGATTGGGAGCATTACTTGCCGCTAGGCTGTAAATTTCCCATATCAAAGGCTAAATGTGTCAAGTCTGCCTTACACAATGAACCCAGTGTGCAAGCCATTTCTAAGAAGGCTGTTGTTAGGAAATTGCAGAAGCATTTTTCGCGTCCAGAAGGTGTCCCTTTGCAAGAAGTTGGTGCAGAGTTTAGGATAGAAGTATCTATTTTAAAGGATGTAGCAACGGTCATGATGGATACGACAGGTTCAAGTTTGTTCAAACGCGGCTACCGAGTGGAAAAAGGCGGAGCTCCGATTAAAGAAAACATGGCAGCAGCAATTTTGCAACTGTCTAACTGGTATCCTGACAAACCGTTTATTGATCCCACTTGTGGTTCAGGAACTTTTTGCATTGAGGCAGCCATGTTGGCAAAAAATATTGCCCCCGGATTGCAGCGCAGCTTTGCTTTTGAAGAATGGCCGTGGGTTGATTCCCAGTTGGTAGCAGAGTTACGAAAAGAAGCACAGACCATGATTAAGACGGACTTGGTGTTGGATATTGCTGGATCTGATATTGATGCTCGCATGATTGAGATTGCTAAGAAAAATGCTCTTGCAGCAGGAGTTGATCAAGATATTGTCTTCAAACAGATGCGGGTTCAAGATTTGCGAACAGATAAGATAAATGGTGTTATTGTTTCTAATCCCCCTTACGGGGAGCGTTTGTTGGATGATG from Streptococcus ruminantium includes:
- a CDS encoding THUMP domain-containing class I SAM-dependent RNA methyltransferase, whose protein sequence is MKKQFELIATAAAGLEAVVGREIRNLGYDCQVENGRVRFVGDVKSIIETNLWLRSADRVKIVVGQFPAKTFEELFQGVFGLDWEHYLPLGCKFPISKAKCVKSALHNEPSVQAISKKAVVRKLQKHFSRPEGVPLQEVGAEFRIEVSILKDVATVMMDTTGSSLFKRGYRVEKGGAPIKENMAAAILQLSNWYPDKPFIDPTCGSGTFCIEAAMLAKNIAPGLQRSFAFEEWPWVDSQLVAELRKEAQTMIKTDLVLDIAGSDIDARMIEIAKKNALAAGVDQDIVFKQMRVQDLRTDKINGVIVSNPPYGERLLDDEAIVALYREMGQTFEPLKTWSKFILTSDEQFETRFGCQADKKRKLYNGTLRVDLYQFFGQRVKRQTPEVQA
- a CDS encoding SLOG family protein → MKSLLVTGYRHMDLGIFSEKDTRLLIIKSVIRRDFIRFLEDGTNWFILTGQLGFEYWCLEVLEELKEEGYDFYVATIFMLENHGEQWNDANQLKLIRFKQVDFVKFAYPRYENPSQFRDYNQFLLDNTMGIYLFYDPENETNLKYLYHAVLKKEGYNKKVLTFEELNEAAEKFSNSE
- the gpsB gene encoding cell division regulator GpsB, with the protein product MASIKFTTKDILEQDFKIGFRGYDSDEVNDFLDDIMKDYDAYEAIIKELKGEIARLKAQVANASKAALPTEESNDVLRTERQSSATNFDILRRLNRLEKEVFGKQIVQD